One Rattus norvegicus strain BN/NHsdMcwi chromosome 18, GRCr8, whole genome shotgun sequence DNA segment encodes these proteins:
- the Ttr gene encoding transthyretin isoform X1 has product MASLRLFLLCLAGLIFASEAGPGGAGESKCPLMVKVLDAVRGSPAVDVAVKVFKKTADGSWEPFASGKTAESGELHGLTTDEKFTEGVYRVELDTKSYWKALGISPFHEYAEVVFTANDSGHRHYTIAALLSPYSYSTTAVVSNPQN; this is encoded by the exons ATGGCTTCCCTTCGCCTGTTCCTCCTCTGCCTCGCTGGACTGATATTTGCGTCTGAAGCTGGCCCTGGG GGTGCTGGAGAATCCAAGTGTCCTCTGATGGTCAAAGTCCTGGATGCTGTCCGAGGCAGCCCTGCTGTCGATGTGGCCGTGAAAGTGTTCAAAAAGACTGCAGACGGAAGCTGGGAGCCGTTTGCCTCTGG GAAGACCGCCGAGTCTGGAGAGCTGCACGGGCTCACCACAGATGAGAAGTTCACGGAAGGGGTGTACAGGGTAGAACTGGACACCAAATCGTACTGGAAGGCTCTTGGCATTTCCCCATTCCATGAATACGCAGAG gTGGTTTTCACAGCCAATGACTCTGGTCATCGCCACTACACCATCGCAGCCCTGCTCAGCCCGTACTCCTACAGCACCACTGCTGTCGTCAGTAACCCCCAGAACTGA